In one window of Streptomyces sp. FXJ1.172 DNA:
- a CDS encoding SCO3374 family protein: protein MSGDPTVHTVPLPRRPLGPGPAPCGPSAGPQERARHWYENDLGWATVPGRPLRLLTGVRFDVLDVPAEAGAQALRHLAPGSPVALRGGRMELLVAAGSAEELPGLLDWLEWSAVALDLRVLGAGESLEAPPPPARRAGAVQEAGSGKAAGSVRGAAAWLRPPGPGRGVEASLPALSAVGREGSAHDLVRLVDTVAAWCHRIRLRHACACTESSPALRRDQPLAFS, encoded by the coding sequence GTGAGCGGCGATCCCACGGTCCACACCGTCCCCCTTCCCCGCCGGCCCCTCGGTCCGGGCCCGGCGCCCTGCGGTCCGTCGGCCGGCCCTCAGGAGCGGGCCCGCCACTGGTACGAGAACGATCTGGGCTGGGCGACAGTGCCCGGACGGCCGCTGCGGTTGCTCACCGGAGTGCGGTTCGACGTCCTGGACGTGCCGGCCGAGGCGGGCGCGCAGGCGCTCCGGCATCTCGCGCCGGGCTCTCCGGTGGCCCTGCGGGGCGGCCGGATGGAGCTGCTGGTGGCCGCGGGCAGCGCGGAGGAGCTGCCGGGGCTGCTGGACTGGCTGGAGTGGAGCGCCGTTGCCCTCGACCTGCGGGTCCTGGGTGCGGGCGAGTCACTGGAGGCACCGCCGCCGCCCGCGCGGAGGGCCGGTGCGGTGCAGGAGGCCGGCTCAGGGAAGGCAGCCGGTTCCGTACGGGGGGCCGCCGCATGGCTGCGGCCCCCCGGGCCGGGCCGCGGGGTCGAAGCCTCGCTGCCGGCGCTGTCGGCCGTGGGACGCGAGGGGAGCGCCCACGATCTCGTGCGACTGGTGGACACGGTGGCAGCGTGGTGTCACCGAATCCGGCTGCGGCACGCGTGCGCGTGCACCGAGTCGTCCCCCGCCTTGCGGCGAGATCAGCCGTTGGCCTTCTCGTAA
- the cseC gene encoding two-component system sensor histidine kinase CseC translates to MWGFLRRPKRRVERMDLRTGLRWKLSAAIALVAGLVAIVLSLVVHNAARVSMLDNARELANDRVQIAQRNYELNRHPNFPNIKLDDPELPAALRETLEQGRMVSDVSDHGGRADIWAAVPVKDGHVLSYHSHLPGPSANMMKDLDQALVIGSVAVVLGGSALGVLIGGQLSRRLRKAAAAANQVAKGETDVRVREAIGGVVRDETDDLARAVDAMADALRQRLEAERRVTADIAHELRTPVTGLLTAAELLPPGRPTELVLDRAKAMRTLVEDVLEVARLDGASERAELQDIMLGEFVARRVAAKDPDVVVRVVHESEVTTDPRRLERVLFNLLANAARHGRPPIEVTVEGRVIRIRDHGPGFPEELLADGPSRFRTGSMDRAGQGHGLGLTIAAGQARVLGARLTFRNVRPVGAPPHIPSEGAVAVLWLPEHAPTATGSYPTLPMSGGSVS, encoded by the coding sequence ATGTGGGGGTTCCTTCGGCGGCCGAAGCGCCGCGTGGAGCGCATGGATCTGCGCACCGGGCTCAGATGGAAGCTCAGCGCCGCGATCGCGCTGGTGGCCGGTCTCGTGGCGATCGTGCTGAGCCTGGTCGTGCACAACGCGGCCCGGGTCTCGATGCTGGACAACGCGCGCGAGCTGGCCAACGACCGCGTCCAGATCGCCCAGCGCAACTACGAGCTGAACCGCCACCCCAACTTCCCCAACATCAAGCTCGACGACCCCGAACTGCCTGCCGCGCTGCGCGAGACGCTCGAGCAGGGCCGGATGGTCAGCGACGTCTCCGACCACGGCGGGAGGGCGGACATCTGGGCGGCCGTGCCGGTCAAGGACGGGCACGTACTGTCGTACCACAGCCATCTGCCGGGTCCTTCGGCCAACATGATGAAGGATCTCGACCAGGCACTGGTCATCGGTTCGGTCGCGGTCGTGCTGGGCGGCAGCGCGCTCGGCGTGCTGATCGGCGGGCAGTTGTCCCGTCGGCTGCGCAAGGCGGCCGCGGCCGCGAACCAGGTCGCCAAGGGCGAGACCGACGTGCGGGTACGGGAGGCCATCGGCGGGGTCGTACGGGACGAGACCGACGATCTCGCGCGCGCGGTGGACGCCATGGCGGACGCTCTGCGGCAGCGCCTGGAGGCCGAGCGCCGGGTCACCGCCGACATCGCGCACGAACTGCGCACCCCGGTGACGGGCCTGCTCACGGCGGCCGAACTCCTGCCCCCCGGCCGCCCCACGGAACTGGTCCTGGACCGGGCGAAGGCGATGCGCACGCTGGTGGAGGACGTCCTGGAGGTGGCCCGGCTGGACGGCGCCTCGGAGCGGGCCGAGTTGCAGGACATCATGCTCGGCGAGTTCGTCGCCCGGCGCGTGGCGGCCAAGGACCCGGACGTCGTTGTACGGGTGGTGCACGAGTCGGAGGTCACGACCGACCCGCGCCGCCTGGAGCGGGTGCTGTTCAACCTGCTGGCGAACGCCGCCCGGCACGGCCGGCCCCCGATCGAGGTGACCGTCGAAGGCCGGGTCATCCGGATAAGGGACCACGGCCCCGGCTTTCCCGAGGAACTCCTCGCCGACGGCCCGAGCCGCTTCCGCACCGGCAGCATGGACCGCGCCGGGCAGGGCCACGGCCTCGGCCTGACCATCGCGGCCGGCCAGGCCCGCGTCCTCGGCGCCCGCCTGACCTTCCGCAACGTCCGGCCCGTGGGAGCCCCGCCCCACATCCCCTCGGAGGGCGCGGTGGCGGTGCTGTGGCTCCCGGAACACGCTCCCACCGCGACAGGGAGTTATCCGACGCTGCCGATGTCGGGGGGCAGCGTCTCGTAG
- a CDS encoding BlaI/MecI/CopY family transcriptional regulator, which produces MTRVWKWNRPVTVREVLEDLQQERSIAYTTVMTVLDNLHQKGWVRREAEGRAYRYEAVSTRAAYAAALMNDAWSQSDNPAAALVAFFGMMSDEQRQALRDAVRIVQGPETLEPPEARQQEPAQQEAAEPRQGENPGSAEGTAGR; this is translated from the coding sequence ATGACGCGGGTGTGGAAGTGGAACCGCCCGGTGACCGTTCGAGAAGTCCTTGAAGACCTCCAGCAGGAACGCTCGATCGCGTACACCACCGTGATGACCGTTTTGGACAATCTCCATCAGAAGGGCTGGGTGCGCCGTGAGGCGGAAGGGCGGGCCTATCGATATGAGGCCGTCTCGACGCGAGCCGCGTACGCCGCCGCCCTGATGAACGACGCATGGTCGCAGAGCGACAACCCGGCGGCCGCTCTCGTCGCCTTCTTCGGGATGATGAGCGACGAACAGCGTCAGGCACTCCGGGACGCGGTACGCATCGTCCAGGGCCCGGAAACCCTGGAACCCCCCGAAGCCCGGCAACAGGAACCCGCGCAACAGGAAGCCGCCGAACCCCGGCAAGGGGAGAACCCCGGCTCGGCAGAGGGCACGGCCGGGCGATAG
- a CDS encoding amino-acid N-acetyltransferase has translation MSAEHPEVSAKAITVRRARTSDVPAVRHLLDAYVRDRILLDKATVTLYEDIQEFWVAERDDNAEVVGCGALHVMWEDLAEVRTLAVKPGLKGAGVGHQLLEKLVETARWLGVRRVFCLTFEVDFFGKHGFVEIGETPVDTDVYAELLRSYDEGVAEFLGLERVKPNTLGNSRMLLHL, from the coding sequence ATGTCAGCAGAGCACCCCGAAGTCTCCGCAAAAGCCATCACCGTCCGGCGGGCGCGGACCAGCGATGTCCCGGCCGTACGCCACCTCCTCGACGCCTACGTGCGTGACCGCATCCTGCTCGACAAAGCCACGGTCACGCTTTACGAGGACATCCAGGAGTTCTGGGTCGCGGAACGCGACGACAACGCCGAGGTGGTCGGCTGCGGTGCGCTGCACGTCATGTGGGAGGACCTCGCGGAAGTCCGCACTCTGGCGGTGAAGCCCGGCCTCAAGGGCGCCGGCGTCGGCCATCAGTTGCTGGAGAAGTTGGTCGAGACGGCACGCTGGCTCGGCGTTCGCCGCGTTTTCTGCCTGACCTTCGAAGTCGACTTCTTCGGGAAGCACGGCTTCGTGGAGATCGGCGAGACGCCCGTCGACACCGATGTCTACGCGGAGCTGTTGCGTTCCTATGACGAGGGCGTCGCGGAGTTCCTCGGTCTCGAACGAGTGAAACCGAACACCTTGGGCAACAGCCGGATGCTTCTGCATCTGTGA
- a CDS encoding helix-turn-helix domain-containing protein, whose protein sequence is MDKLRRMRLAKDAMDRDWADPGLDLDAVAARAGYSRYHFLRAFKEAYGQTPGQYLTHRRIERAEEMLRCADLTVTEICTLVGFSSLGTFSARFKARTGLTPSAYRARHVGRGASLIPGCYVMLWAGNFSTARSEKRSAPGPAYGDEGECADNVTGTADRRAEP, encoded by the coding sequence ATGGACAAGCTGCGCCGCATGCGTCTGGCCAAGGACGCCATGGACCGGGACTGGGCCGACCCCGGTCTCGATCTGGACGCGGTCGCCGCCCGCGCCGGGTACTCGCGGTATCACTTCCTGCGCGCCTTCAAGGAGGCCTACGGCCAGACGCCGGGCCAGTATCTGACCCACCGGCGGATCGAGCGGGCCGAGGAGATGCTGCGCTGCGCCGATCTCACGGTGACCGAGATCTGCACGCTGGTCGGCTTCAGCAGCCTCGGCACGTTCTCCGCCCGCTTCAAGGCTCGTACGGGACTCACCCCGAGCGCGTACCGCGCACGGCACGTGGGCCGCGGAGCCTCCCTGATACCCGGCTGCTACGTCATGCTCTGGGCCGGCAATTTCAGCACCGCAAGATCGGAGAAGCGGTCCGCGCCTGGCCCTGCCTACGGTGACGAAGGGGAATGCGCCGACAACGTCACCGGCACCGCCGACAGGAGAGCAGAACCATGA
- a CDS encoding MDR family MFS transporter, with the protein MADTVISVPEGKQPRSVRVVLLALMIAMMLAMLDNMIVGTAMPTIVGDLGGLEHLSWVVTGYTLATAASTPIWGKVGDMYGRKGAFLSSIVLFLIGSALSGMAQNMGQLIGFRAVQGLGAGGLMVGVMAIIGDLIPPRERGKYTGMMAGVMALAMIGGPLVGGTITDNWGWRWSFYINLPLGAVALALVSAVLHLPKKRARARIDFLGVALLTVGITSIVLVTTWGGTEYAWTSARIMELIAIGVVSLIGFVWWQTRAAEPVLPLHMFKSRNFTLMSVIGFITGFVMFGATLYLPLYQQSVQGASATNSGLLLLPMLGAMLVTSMVAGRVTTNSGRYKIFPIAGGALMIAGLYLLSLMGTGTTRLTSGIYMAVLGLGMGCLMQITMLVAQNSVEMKDMGVASSSATLFRTLGSSFGVAIMGALFNDRVKHVMAERAGAAGKHMTEKSAALDAKSLKKLPPMIREAYQHAVSAGTHSAFLLGAGIAVIVLIAALFVKEVPLRGAGAKPSAESEDAAPAMPMVEAV; encoded by the coding sequence ATGGCGGACACAGTCATAAGCGTCCCGGAGGGCAAACAGCCCAGAAGTGTGCGGGTGGTCCTGCTCGCGCTCATGATCGCGATGATGCTCGCGATGCTCGACAACATGATCGTGGGTACGGCGATGCCGACGATCGTGGGCGATCTGGGCGGCCTCGAGCACCTGTCCTGGGTGGTCACCGGCTACACCCTGGCCACCGCGGCCTCGACCCCGATCTGGGGCAAGGTCGGTGACATGTACGGGCGCAAGGGCGCCTTCCTCAGCTCGATCGTCCTCTTCCTGATCGGCTCCGCCCTGAGCGGCATGGCCCAGAACATGGGGCAGCTGATCGGCTTCCGCGCCGTGCAGGGTCTTGGCGCCGGCGGTCTGATGGTCGGCGTCATGGCGATCATCGGCGATCTGATCCCGCCGCGGGAGCGCGGCAAGTACACCGGCATGATGGCCGGCGTCATGGCGCTGGCGATGATCGGCGGTCCGCTGGTCGGCGGCACCATCACCGACAACTGGGGCTGGCGCTGGTCGTTCTACATCAACCTCCCGCTGGGCGCCGTGGCCCTGGCGCTGGTCAGCGCCGTGCTGCACCTGCCGAAGAAGCGGGCGCGGGCGCGCATCGACTTCCTGGGTGTCGCCCTGCTGACCGTGGGCATCACCTCGATCGTGCTGGTCACCACCTGGGGCGGCACCGAGTACGCCTGGACCTCCGCGCGGATCATGGAACTGATCGCCATCGGCGTCGTCTCGCTGATCGGGTTCGTGTGGTGGCAGACCAGGGCCGCCGAGCCGGTGCTGCCGCTGCACATGTTCAAGAGCCGCAACTTCACCCTGATGTCGGTCATCGGCTTCATCACCGGCTTCGTGATGTTCGGCGCCACGCTCTACCTGCCGCTGTACCAGCAGTCGGTGCAGGGCGCCTCCGCGACCAACTCCGGTCTGCTGCTCCTGCCGATGCTCGGCGCGATGCTCGTGACCTCGATGGTCGCGGGCCGGGTCACCACCAACAGCGGCCGCTACAAGATCTTCCCGATCGCCGGCGGTGCGCTGATGATCGCCGGACTGTATCTGCTGTCCCTCATGGGCACCGGTACGACCCGGCTGACCTCCGGCATCTACATGGCCGTACTGGGCCTGGGCATGGGCTGCCTGATGCAGATCACCATGCTGGTGGCGCAGAACAGCGTGGAGATGAAGGACATGGGCGTGGCCTCCTCGTCCGCGACGCTCTTCCGTACGCTCGGCTCCTCCTTCGGCGTGGCCATCATGGGCGCGCTGTTCAACGACCGGGTCAAGCACGTCATGGCCGAGCGGGCCGGAGCGGCCGGCAAGCACATGACCGAGAAGAGCGCGGCGCTGGACGCCAAGAGCCTGAAGAAGCTGCCGCCGATGATCCGGGAGGCGTACCAGCACGCCGTCTCCGCCGGTACGCACTCGGCGTTCCTGCTGGGCGCGGGCATCGCGGTGATCGTGCTGATCGCGGCGCTGTTCGTGAAGGAGGTGCCGCTGCGGGGCGCCGGTGCCAAGCCCTCGGCCGAGAGCGAGGACGCCGCTCCCGCGATGCCGATGGTCGAGGCCGTCTGA
- a CDS encoding ATP-dependent Clp protease ATP-binding subunit, with translation MFERFTDRARRVVVLAQEEARMLNHNYIGTEHILLGLIHEGEGVAAKALESLGISLEAVRQQVEEIIGQGQQAPSGHIPFTPRAKKVLELSLREALQLGHNYIGTEHILLGLIREGEGVAAQVLVKLGADLNRVRQQVIQLLSGYQGKETAAAGGPAEGTPSTSLVLDQFGRNLTQAARESKLDPVIGREKEIERVMQVLSRRTKNNPVLIGEPGVGKTAVVEGLAQAIVKGEVPETLKDKHLYTLDLGALVAGSRYRGDFEERLKKVLKEIRTRGDIILFIDELHTLVGAGAAEGAIDAASILKPMLARGELQTIGATTLDEYRKHLEKDAALERRFQPIQVAEPSLPHTIEILKGLRDRYEAHHRVSITDEALVQAATLADRYISDRFLPDKAIDLIDEAGSRMRIRRMTAPPDLREFDEKIAAVRRDKESAIDSQDFEKAASLRDKEKQLLAAKAKREKEWKAGDMDVVAEVDGELIAEVLATATGIPVFKLTEEESSRLLRMEEELHKRVIGQNDAVKALSKAIRRTRAGLKDPKRPGGSFIFAGPSGVGKTELSKALAEFLFGDEDALISLDMSEFSEKHTVSRLFGSPPGYVGYEEGGQLTEKVRRKPFSVVLFDEVEKAHPDIFNSLLQILEDGRLTDSQGRVVDFKNTVIIMTTNLGTRDISKGFNLGFAASGDTKTNYERMKNKVQDELKQHFRPEFLNRVDDVVVFPQLTQEDILRIVDLMISKVDERLKDRDMGIELSQSAKELLSKKGYDPVLGARPLRRTIQREVEDTLSEKILFGELRPGHIVVVDTEGEGDAQTFTFRGEEKAALPDVPPIEQAAGGAGPNLSKDA, from the coding sequence ATGTTCGAGAGGTTCACCGACCGCGCGCGGCGGGTTGTCGTCCTGGCTCAGGAAGAAGCCCGGATGCTCAACCACAACTACATCGGCACCGAGCACATCCTCCTGGGTCTCATCCACGAGGGCGAAGGTGTCGCCGCTAAGGCCCTGGAGAGCCTCGGCATTTCGCTTGAGGCGGTCCGCCAGCAGGTGGAGGAGATCATCGGCCAGGGCCAGCAGGCCCCGTCCGGTCACATCCCCTTCACCCCCCGTGCCAAGAAGGTCCTGGAGCTGTCGCTCCGCGAGGCCCTTCAGCTGGGCCACAACTACATCGGCACGGAGCACATCCTGCTCGGCCTGATCCGTGAGGGCGAGGGCGTCGCCGCCCAGGTCCTGGTCAAGCTGGGTGCAGACCTCAACCGGGTGCGGCAGCAGGTCATCCAGCTGCTCTCCGGTTACCAGGGCAAGGAGACCGCCGCCGCCGGCGGCCCGGCCGAGGGCACCCCCTCGACCTCCCTCGTCCTCGACCAGTTCGGCCGGAACCTCACCCAGGCCGCTCGTGAGTCCAAGCTCGACCCGGTCATCGGGCGCGAGAAGGAGATCGAGCGGGTCATGCAGGTGCTGTCCCGCCGTACCAAGAACAACCCGGTGCTGATCGGTGAGCCCGGCGTCGGCAAGACCGCCGTCGTCGAGGGCCTCGCCCAGGCCATCGTCAAGGGCGAGGTGCCCGAGACGCTCAAGGACAAGCACCTCTACACGCTGGACCTCGGCGCCCTGGTCGCCGGCTCCCGCTACCGCGGTGACTTCGAGGAGCGCCTGAAGAAGGTGCTCAAGGAGATCCGCACCCGCGGCGACATCATCCTGTTCATCGACGAGCTGCACACGCTGGTCGGTGCGGGTGCCGCCGAGGGCGCCATCGACGCGGCTTCCATCCTGAAGCCGATGCTGGCCCGCGGTGAGCTGCAGACCATCGGTGCGACCACCCTGGACGAGTACCGCAAGCACCTGGAGAAGGACGCGGCCCTGGAGCGCCGTTTCCAGCCCATCCAGGTCGCCGAGCCGTCCCTGCCGCACACGATCGAGATCCTCAAGGGCCTGCGCGACCGCTACGAGGCCCACCACCGCGTCTCCATCACGGACGAGGCCCTGGTCCAGGCCGCCACCCTGGCCGACCGCTACATCTCGGACCGCTTCCTGCCGGACAAGGCGATCGACCTGATCGACGAGGCCGGATCTAGGATGCGCATCCGCCGGATGACCGCTCCGCCGGACCTGCGCGAGTTCGACGAGAAGATCGCCGCCGTCCGCCGGGACAAGGAGTCCGCGATCGACTCGCAGGACTTCGAGAAGGCCGCCTCCCTGCGCGACAAGGAGAAGCAGCTCCTCGCCGCCAAGGCCAAGCGGGAGAAGGAGTGGAAGGCCGGCGACATGGACGTCGTCGCCGAGGTCGACGGCGAGCTGATCGCCGAGGTCCTCGCCACGGCCACGGGCATCCCGGTCTTCAAGCTGACCGAGGAGGAGTCCTCCCGCCTGCTCCGCATGGAAGAGGAACTGCACAAGCGGGTCATCGGCCAGAACGACGCCGTCAAGGCGCTGTCGAAGGCGATCCGCCGTACGCGCGCGGGCCTGAAGGATCCGAAGCGTCCCGGTGGTTCGTTCATCTTCGCCGGCCCGTCCGGTGTCGGTAAGACCGAACTGTCCAAGGCGCTCGCCGAGTTCCTCTTCGGTGACGAGGACGCGCTGATCTCCCTCGACATGTCGGAGTTCAGCGAGAAGCACACGGTCTCGCGTCTCTTCGGTTCGCCCCCCGGCTACGTGGGCTACGAAGAGGGCGGCCAGCTGACCGAGAAGGTGCGCCGCAAGCCGTTCTCCGTCGTCCTGTTCGACGAGGTCGAGAAGGCCCACCCGGACATCTTCAACTCGCTGCTGCAGATCCTGGAGGACGGTCGCCTGACCGACTCCCAGGGCCGGGTCGTGGACTTCAAGAACACGGTCATCATCATGACGACCAACCTCGGCACCCGGGACATCTCCAAGGGCTTCAACCTGGGCTTCGCGGCCTCGGGTGACACGAAGACCAACTACGAGCGCATGAAGAACAAGGTCCAGGACGAGCTGAAGCAGCACTTCCGGCCCGAGTTCCTCAACCGCGTCGACGACGTGGTCGTCTTCCCGCAGCTGACGCAGGAGGACATCCTCAGGATCGTCGACCTGATGATCAGCAAGGTGGACGAGCGCCTCAAGGACCGGGACATGGGCATCGAGCTGTCCCAGTCCGCCAAGGAGCTGCTGTCCAAGAAGGGTTACGACCCGGTGCTGGGCGCGCGTCCGCTGCGTCGCACGATCCAGCGCGAGGTCGAGGACACGCTCTCGGAGAAGATCCTCTTCGGCGAGCTGCGCCCCGGTCACATCGTGGTCGTGGACACCGAGGGCGAGGGCGACGCCCAGACCTTCACCTTCCGGGGTGAGGAGAAGGCGGCGCTGCCCGACGTCCCGCCGATCGAGCAGGCGGCCGGCGGTGCCGGGCCGAACCTGAGCAAGGACGCGTAA
- a CDS encoding VOC family protein, with amino-acid sequence MIKGLAITTVWVLDQDRAKEFYTHKLGLEVRTDMTMGEGGMRWLTVGAPGQPDVELTLMVPGPPAMDPDSAEMMRKLISKGALGAGVLATDDIHGDYKKLKDRGVEFLQEPQERPYGTEALFRDDSGNWFSFTQRREGGLDLERDWA; translated from the coding sequence ATGATCAAGGGACTGGCCATCACCACCGTCTGGGTCCTCGACCAGGACCGGGCCAAGGAGTTCTACACCCACAAGCTCGGTCTGGAGGTCCGTACGGACATGACCATGGGGGAGGGCGGCATGCGCTGGCTCACCGTGGGCGCGCCCGGCCAGCCCGACGTCGAGCTGACGCTCATGGTGCCCGGACCGCCCGCGATGGACCCCGACTCCGCCGAGATGATGCGCAAGCTCATCAGCAAGGGAGCCCTCGGCGCCGGCGTGCTCGCGACCGACGACATCCACGGCGACTACAAGAAGCTCAAGGACCGCGGGGTCGAGTTCCTCCAGGAACCCCAGGAGCGCCCCTACGGCACCGAGGCCCTCTTCCGGGACGACTCCGGCAACTGGTTCTCCTTCACCCAGCGGCGCGAGGGCGGGCTGGACCTGGAGCGGGACTGGGCCTAA
- a CDS encoding type III pantothenate kinase: MLLTIDVGNTHTVLGLFDGEDIVEHWRISTDARRTADELAVLLQGLMGMHPLLGDELGDGIDGIAICATVPSVLHELREVTRRYYGDVPAVLVEPGVKTGVPILTDNPKEVGADRIINAVAAVELYGGPAIVVDFGTATTFDAVSARGEYVGGVIAPGIEISVEALGVKGAQLRKIEVARPRSVIGKNTVEAMQAGIVYGFAGQVDGVVERMARELADDPDDVTVIATGGLAPMVLGESSAIDEHQPWLTLIGLRLVYERNVSRL, encoded by the coding sequence ATGCTGCTCACGATCGACGTCGGCAACACGCACACCGTCCTCGGCCTGTTCGACGGCGAGGACATCGTCGAGCACTGGCGCATCTCCACGGACGCGCGCCGCACCGCGGACGAGCTGGCGGTGCTGCTCCAGGGCCTGATGGGCATGCACCCGTTGCTCGGCGACGAGCTGGGCGACGGCATCGACGGCATCGCGATCTGCGCGACCGTCCCCTCGGTGCTGCACGAACTGCGCGAGGTCACCCGCAGGTACTACGGCGACGTGCCCGCGGTGCTGGTCGAGCCGGGCGTGAAGACGGGCGTGCCGATCCTCACCGACAACCCCAAGGAGGTCGGTGCGGACCGGATCATCAACGCGGTCGCGGCCGTGGAGCTTTACGGCGGCCCGGCGATCGTCGTCGACTTCGGCACGGCGACCACGTTCGACGCGGTCTCCGCGCGCGGGGAGTACGTCGGCGGGGTCATCGCGCCCGGCATCGAGATCTCGGTCGAGGCACTCGGTGTCAAGGGCGCACAGCTGCGCAAGATCGAGGTCGCCCGGCCGCGCAGCGTGATCGGCAAGAACACCGTCGAGGCCATGCAGGCGGGCATCGTGTACGGCTTCGCCGGGCAGGTCGACGGCGTGGTGGAGCGGATGGCCCGGGAACTGGCCGACGACCCGGACGACGTGACGGTGATCGCCACCGGCGGGCTCGCGCCGATGGTGCTGGGGGAGTCCTCGGCGATCGACGAGCACCAGCCGTGGCTGACGCTGATCGGGCTGCGCCTGGTGTACGAGCGGAACGTGTCGCGTCTGTGA
- a CDS encoding histone-like nucleoid-structuring protein Lsr2 has protein sequence MAQKVQVLLVDDLDGGEADETVTFALDGKTYEIDLTTGNADKLRGLLDPYVKGGRRTGGRASGGRGKARAASGGSQDTAAIRAWAKENGYEVNDRGRVPASIREAYEKANG, from the coding sequence GTGGCACAGAAGGTTCAGGTCCTTCTTGTCGACGACCTCGACGGCGGCGAGGCGGACGAGACCGTGACGTTCGCGCTGGACGGCAAGACGTACGAGATCGATCTCACGACCGGCAATGCGGACAAGCTGCGTGGCCTTCTCGATCCCTATGTGAAGGGCGGTCGTCGTACCGGAGGCCGTGCCTCTGGCGGACGTGGAAAGGCGCGTGCCGCTTCCGGTGGCAGCCAGGACACCGCGGCGATCCGCGCCTGGGCGAAGGAGAACGGTTACGAGGTCAACGACCGCGGCCGTGTTCCCGCGTCCATTCGCGAGGCTTACGAGAAGGCCAACGGCTGA
- a CDS encoding HAD family acid phosphatase: MTRGPRARRISATAVSVAALAALAAPAQAATTSSTIATTATTTKVDYATWQKDCQTVMDQALPYLKARIAAAEPGEKQAIVFDIDNTTLETDFGFSYPQPANKPVLNVAKYAQEHGVSLFFVTARPGIIYLPTEYNLEHDGYDVSGLYVRGLFDLFKDVAAYKTAQRVDIENKGYTIIANIGNSATDLSGGHAEKTFKLPDYNGQLS; this comes from the coding sequence ATGACCAGAGGCCCCAGGGCTCGCCGCATCTCCGCCACCGCCGTCTCCGTGGCCGCCCTGGCCGCGCTGGCCGCCCCGGCCCAGGCCGCGACCACGAGCAGCACCATCGCCACCACCGCCACCACCACCAAGGTGGACTACGCAACCTGGCAGAAGGACTGCCAGACGGTGATGGACCAGGCCCTGCCGTACCTGAAGGCACGCATCGCCGCCGCCGAGCCGGGCGAGAAGCAGGCGATCGTCTTCGACATCGACAACACCACGCTGGAGACGGACTTCGGCTTCAGCTACCCCCAGCCGGCCAACAAGCCGGTCCTGAACGTCGCGAAGTACGCCCAGGAGCACGGCGTCTCGCTGTTCTTCGTCACAGCCCGCCCGGGCATCATCTACCTGCCCACCGAGTACAACCTCGAGCACGACGGCTACGACGTCTCCGGCCTCTATGTGCGCGGCCTGTTCGACCTGTTCAAGGATGTCGCCGCCTACAAGACCGCCCAGCGCGTCGACATCGAGAACAAGGGCTACACGATCATCGCGAACATCGGCAACAGCGCCACCGACCTCTCGGGCGGTCACGCCGAGAAGACGTTCAAACTGCCCGACTACAACGGCCAGTTGTCGTAA
- a CDS encoding TetR/AcrR family transcriptional regulator — protein sequence MGVTMDGTKQQRRGNTRQRIQDVALELFAEQGYEKTSLREIAERLEVTKAALYYHFKTKEEIIVSLFDDLTKPIEDLIEWGRSQPHTLETKQDIVRRYSAALAGAEPLFRFMQENQATVRELRIGDTFKDRMRGLRDILIDPEAELVDQVRSVSAMFTLHAGMFVMQDLEGDPEKKREAVLEVALDLITQAHEHARAQDRLRE from the coding sequence ATGGGCGTCACCATGGACGGCACGAAGCAGCAGCGCCGCGGCAACACCCGCCAGCGCATTCAGGATGTGGCGCTCGAACTCTTCGCGGAGCAGGGCTACGAGAAGACCTCCCTGCGCGAGATCGCCGAGCGTCTCGAGGTCACGAAGGCGGCTCTGTACTACCACTTCAAGACCAAGGAAGAGATCATCGTCAGTCTCTTCGACGATCTGACGAAGCCGATCGAGGACCTGATCGAGTGGGGCCGCAGCCAGCCGCACACCCTTGAGACCAAGCAGGACATCGTCCGGCGCTACAGCGCGGCGCTCGCCGGCGCGGAGCCACTGTTCCGCTTCATGCAGGAGAACCAGGCGACGGTACGGGAACTGCGCATCGGCGACACCTTCAAGGACCGGATGCGCGGCCTCAGGGACATCCTCATCGACCCGGAGGCCGAACTCGTCGACCAGGTGCGCTCCGTCAGCGCGATGTTCACGCTGCACGCCGGGATGTTCGTGATGCAGGACCTCGAGGGCGACCCCGAGAAGAAGCGCGAGGCCGTCCTCGAAGTCGCCCTGGACCTGATCACGCAGGCGCACGAACACGCCCGTGCGCAGGACCGGTTGAGAGAGTGA